One stretch of Hymenobacter chitinivorans DSM 11115 DNA includes these proteins:
- a CDS encoding M20/M25/M40 family metallo-hydrolase — MRSFFRRGLLLSGLGFLTLTAQAQTVAGTKNDSLALRKIYDEALLRGQSYENLRYLTGQIGGRLSGSPQAEQAVQWGKTTMEKLGLDRVYLQEVMVPHWVRGAKEKAEIKPAKGKGVEMNVCALGGSVGTNGKIRAQVVEVKSWAELAALPDDQVKGRFVLFNRPMNPTFIETGQAYGDAGDQRRNGAIEAAKRGAVGALVRSLTLAHDDFPHTGTMRYDEKVTKIPAAALSTDGADRLSQLLKADPGLSFELEMSCQTLPEVKSYNVVGEIKGSKYPNEVIAVGGHLDSWDLAQGAHDDGTGCVQSIEALRLLKATGLKPERTVRAVLFMNEENGVRGGTKYAELTKAAGEQHLAAMESDGGGFTPRGFNIEAPAATVKKVQQWQPLFRPYGSTEFKAGHSGTDIEPLKDQAKALIGYDCDDQRYFDIHHTAADTFNKVNRRELELGGASMASLIYLLSKYGL; from the coding sequence ATGCGCTCTTTCTTCCGCCGCGGACTGCTGCTCTCCGGCCTTGGTTTTCTGACGCTTACGGCCCAGGCCCAAACGGTGGCCGGCACTAAAAACGACTCCCTGGCCCTGCGCAAAATCTACGATGAGGCCCTGCTGCGGGGGCAGAGCTACGAAAACCTGCGCTACCTCACCGGGCAGATTGGGGGCCGCCTGAGCGGCTCGCCCCAGGCCGAGCAAGCCGTGCAGTGGGGCAAGACCACGATGGAAAAGCTGGGTCTCGACCGGGTGTACCTGCAGGAAGTAATGGTGCCCCACTGGGTGCGCGGGGCCAAGGAGAAGGCCGAAATCAAGCCCGCCAAGGGCAAGGGCGTGGAAATGAACGTCTGCGCCCTGGGCGGCTCGGTGGGTACCAATGGCAAAATCAGGGCCCAGGTGGTGGAAGTCAAAAGCTGGGCCGAGCTGGCCGCTCTGCCCGACGACCAGGTCAAGGGCCGGTTCGTGCTCTTCAACCGCCCTATGAACCCGACCTTCATCGAAACCGGCCAGGCCTACGGCGACGCCGGCGACCAGCGCCGCAACGGGGCCATTGAGGCCGCCAAGCGCGGGGCCGTGGGGGCCCTGGTTCGCTCCCTGACCCTGGCCCACGACGACTTTCCCCACACCGGCACCATGCGCTACGACGAGAAGGTGACCAAGATTCCGGCGGCCGCCCTGAGCACCGACGGCGCCGACCGGCTCAGCCAGCTGCTCAAAGCCGACCCGGGCCTGAGCTTCGAGCTGGAAATGAGCTGCCAGACCCTGCCCGAGGTGAAAAGCTACAACGTGGTGGGCGAAATCAAGGGCTCCAAATACCCCAATGAGGTTATTGCCGTGGGCGGCCACCTCGACTCCTGGGACCTGGCCCAGGGCGCCCACGACGACGGCACGGGCTGCGTGCAAAGCATCGAGGCCCTGCGCCTGCTCAAAGCCACCGGCCTCAAGCCCGAGCGTACGGTGCGGGCGGTGCTGTTTATGAACGAGGAAAATGGGGTGCGGGGCGGCACTAAATACGCCGAGCTGACCAAGGCCGCCGGCGAGCAGCACCTGGCCGCCATGGAGTCGGACGGGGGCGGCTTCACGCCCCGGGGCTTCAACATCGAGGCGCCGGCCGCGACGGTGAAGAAAGTACAGCAGTGGCAGCCCCTGTTCCGGCCCTACGGCAGCACCGAGTTCAAGGCCGGCCACTCCGGCACCGACATCGAGCCCCTGAAAGACCAGGCCAAAGCCCTCATCGGCTACGACTGCGACGACCAGCGCTACTTCGACATCCACCACACCGCCGCCGACACCTTCAACAAAGTCAACCGCCGGGAGCTGGAGCTGGGCGGCGCCAGCATGGCCTCGCTGATTTATCTGCTCAGCAAATACGGGTTGTAA
- a CDS encoding AraC family transcriptional regulator, with the protein MHFQQFAPPEPLQAYVRYFWRLEHSSPEPATFHTIVDGCPGLILQAAGSAPICDPVGKLWPEVLLYGQATRATQLRAGGAFALLGACLYPGTERLLFHLRADELTNTCLDVELLPAGGRRFRQQLQSIESPDTRLAQLCVFLLRAVGTTPASLEPGIQYALQQLIASRGALPLGELLAGLPFSERSFQRKFQEYVGVSPKLFARICRFQTTLTQLRAAQYDKLSDLALANDYADQSHHIRAFREFAGVAPHQYATRTREVLENLTLVL; encoded by the coding sequence ATGCACTTTCAGCAGTTTGCGCCGCCGGAGCCGCTTCAAGCCTATGTCCGCTACTTCTGGCGGCTGGAACATTCCTCCCCGGAGCCCGCCACGTTTCACACCATCGTGGATGGCTGCCCGGGGCTGATTCTGCAGGCCGCGGGTTCAGCGCCCATCTGCGACCCGGTCGGCAAGCTCTGGCCCGAGGTTCTGCTCTATGGACAGGCGACGCGGGCCACCCAGCTTCGGGCCGGGGGCGCGTTTGCGCTGCTGGGGGCCTGCTTGTACCCGGGCACCGAGCGGCTGCTGTTTCACCTGCGGGCCGATGAATTAACCAATACTTGCCTGGACGTGGAGCTGCTTCCGGCGGGGGGGCGCCGGTTTCGGCAGCAGCTGCAAAGCATCGAAAGCCCGGATACTCGCTTGGCCCAGCTCTGCGTCTTTCTGCTGCGGGCGGTGGGCACCACCCCGGCGAGCCTGGAGCCGGGTATTCAGTACGCCCTGCAGCAGCTCATTGCCAGCCGGGGCGCCTTGCCGCTGGGCGAGTTGCTGGCCGGCTTGCCGTTTTCAGAGCGCAGCTTTCAGCGCAAATTCCAGGAATACGTGGGCGTATCACCCAAGCTCTTTGCCCGGATCTGCCGGTTTCAGACCACGCTGACCCAGCTGCGCGCCGCTCAGTACGACAAGCTTTCGGATCTGGCCTTGGCCAACGACTACGCCGACCAGTCGCACCATATCCGCGCCTTTCGGGAGTTTGCCGGGGTAGCCCCCCACCAGTACGCTACCCGCACGCGGGAAGTCCTTGAAAACCTGACCCTGGTGCTTTAA
- a CDS encoding NAD(P)-dependent oxidoreductase, whose protein sequence is MNLLIFGATGGTGRQLVAQALDAGHHVTAFARTPAKLAITHPRLRTVQGDVLDYEAVLAAMPGHEAVLSALGAPATQKGAVRSVGTRHILQAMEASQVSRFICLTTLGMGDSRAALPFSYKYFIVPLFLRQAFADSEVQESYIQRSPLAWTIARPATLTDGVRTGTYRHGFPASASGLKIKISRADVADFMLGQLQEPTYLRQAASLSY, encoded by the coding sequence ATGAACCTACTTATTTTCGGAGCAACCGGCGGCACGGGTCGTCAGCTGGTCGCCCAAGCCCTCGATGCCGGCCACCACGTAACGGCCTTTGCCCGCACCCCCGCCAAGCTGGCCATTACTCACCCCCGGCTGCGCACCGTGCAGGGCGACGTGCTCGACTACGAAGCCGTGCTGGCCGCCATGCCCGGGCACGAAGCCGTGCTGTCGGCCCTGGGAGCCCCAGCCACCCAGAAAGGAGCTGTGCGCTCGGTGGGCACCCGCCACATTCTGCAGGCAATGGAAGCCAGCCAGGTTTCCCGCTTTATCTGCCTGACCACTCTGGGCATGGGCGACAGCCGGGCCGCGCTGCCTTTTTCCTACAAGTACTTTATCGTGCCGCTGTTTCTGCGCCAGGCCTTCGCCGATTCTGAGGTGCAGGAAAGCTATATTCAGCGCAGCCCACTGGCCTGGACGATTGCCCGCCCGGCTACGCTCACCGACGGTGTGCGCACGGGCACGTACCGCCACGGCTTTCCCGCTTCGGCTTCAGGCCTGAAAATCAAAATCTCCCGGGCCGACGTGGCCGACTTCATGCTTGGGCAGCTGCAGGAGCCCACCTATCTGCGCCAGGCGGCCAGCTTGTCGTACTAA
- a CDS encoding 2'-5' RNA ligase family protein, which translates to MNQPPSSPPSSLYLLALLPPEPVFSQVWALKQEVHQRTGSRNAVRLPPHITLIPPLRQPATFEAAAAQTLTEFAGSQSTFSVGLRDFRWFGNRTLYVHVEPAEAVKAFHAALTEWCAGHLPQVPRETRPFTPHMTLATRDLPPAAVPELRPLFQARHYEACFEVHSLVLFRHDGRQWQNIREFALAD; encoded by the coding sequence GTGAACCAGCCCCCCTCTTCTCCACCATCGTCGCTGTACCTGCTGGCGTTGCTGCCGCCCGAGCCCGTGTTTTCCCAGGTATGGGCCCTGAAGCAGGAAGTGCATCAGCGTACCGGCAGCCGCAACGCCGTGCGCCTGCCGCCCCACATTACCCTGATTCCGCCCCTGCGCCAGCCCGCCACGTTTGAGGCCGCCGCCGCGCAGACCTTAACCGAGTTTGCGGGCTCGCAGTCCACTTTTTCGGTAGGCCTGCGCGACTTCCGCTGGTTTGGCAACCGCACCCTGTATGTGCACGTGGAGCCGGCCGAGGCCGTCAAAGCCTTTCACGCGGCCCTGACGGAGTGGTGCGCCGGGCACTTGCCCCAGGTGCCGCGCGAAACCCGCCCTTTCACGCCCCACATGACCCTGGCTACCCGGGACCTGCCCCCGGCCGCCGTGCCCGAGCTGCGGCCCCTGTTTCAGGCCCGGCACTACGAGGCCTGTTTCGAGGTGCATAGCCTCGTGCTGTTTCGCCACGACGGCCGGCAGTGGCAAAATATCCGCGAGTTTGCCCTGGCTGATTAG
- a CDS encoding OmpA/MotB family protein codes for MNRSFFRPTLALLLSTSLLTLGTGCVSQKKYTALQSQYDELTKSREQLQAQKTALEQDKARSEDALRSSLLNKNQQVNQLNDNLSGAQAANTQLSADLRSKEQRIAEMQRILDQKDAAVKALRKKVGDALLGFNANDLQVNVRNGKVYVSLSEQLLFKSGSTKVDPKGQEALKKLATALQGNQDVNVLVEGHTDNVPITKGTLGMKDNWDLSVLRATEITRILTESGLNPAQVTPSGRSQYVPVAANTTPAEKALNRRTEIILTPKLDELFQILEAN; via the coding sequence ATGAACCGTTCCTTTTTTCGCCCTACCCTCGCTTTATTGCTCAGCACCAGCCTGCTCACGCTGGGTACGGGCTGCGTGTCGCAGAAGAAATACACCGCCCTGCAAAGCCAGTACGACGAGCTGACCAAGTCGCGGGAGCAGCTCCAGGCCCAGAAAACGGCCCTGGAGCAGGACAAAGCCCGCAGTGAGGATGCGCTGCGCTCCAGCCTGCTCAACAAAAATCAGCAGGTCAACCAGCTCAACGACAACCTCAGCGGGGCCCAGGCGGCCAATACCCAGCTCTCGGCCGACCTGCGCTCCAAGGAGCAGCGCATTGCCGAAATGCAGCGCATCCTCGACCAGAAAGACGCCGCCGTGAAGGCCCTGCGCAAGAAAGTGGGCGACGCCCTGCTCGGCTTCAACGCCAACGACCTGCAGGTGAACGTGCGCAACGGCAAGGTCTACGTGTCCTTGTCGGAGCAGCTCTTGTTCAAGTCGGGCTCCACCAAAGTGGACCCCAAAGGCCAGGAAGCCCTCAAAAAGCTGGCTACGGCCCTGCAGGGCAACCAGGACGTGAACGTCCTGGTGGAAGGCCACACCGACAACGTGCCCATCACCAAAGGCACCCTGGGCATGAAGGATAACTGGGATTTGAGCGTGCTGCGGGCCACCGAAATTACCCGAATCCTGACTGAGTCGGGTCTGAACCCGGCCCAGGTAACGCCCTCGGGCCGCTCGCAGTACGTGCCGGTGGCGGCCAACACCACCCCGGCCGAAAAAGCCCTGAACCGCCGCACCGAAATCATCCTGACGCCCAAGCTCGACGAGCTGTTCCAGATTCTGGAGGCCAACTAA
- a CDS encoding S8 family serine peptidase: MLLSAVFSTAPRWYAARWGKLLAGAGLLLGSLSAAAAPGPSPHPAAPPTARYWVRLRHKAGVQFSPAAYFSPAAQARRQRQHLPACDSTDFPVRPDFVRQITAVADSVTLVSRWFNAVACRATPGQAARLRRLPGVRSVEPWPVQTPVVASTKQANERGTMTISADDRQLARRQTASLGGAAFQQAGFRGQGLRIAIFDVGFLGAAQHPAFQRLLAEKRLVATHDFVRNRPNVFVSGTHGTEVLSCIAGLLPDGTPLGLAPQAEFLLARTERLNREIYAEEEAWLAAAEWADRNGADIINSSLGYTDRRYFPEQMNGRTSLVARAAELAVRKGILVVNAAGNDGEDPDWRTIGTPADADSVLAVGGLDPDTYLHIDFSSYGPSADRRVKPNVIAFGTVLAAAPGGYVRTQGTSFSSPLLAGFAACAWQQNRSLTVMQLFDQLQRCADLYPYFDYAHGYGLPQAAALLRPAAPAPRPRPSVDFVRQDTVLAVLIRPEAAVIPAQVLPLYSDSVTLVGGTRNTTVPAVGREELAPPLNKPGGNRPAQSQPPAEADPGLVPLVRPGYLYWHVADGRGVLRSYEVREVTQRAVLQIPLRTLRPGDTVRVCYRGLTQSYLVP; encoded by the coding sequence GTGCTGCTTTCTGCTGTGTTTTCTACGGCTCCTCGTTGGTATGCTGCCCGCTGGGGCAAATTGTTGGCCGGCGCCGGTTTGCTGCTGGGCAGCCTGAGCGCCGCGGCAGCTCCCGGACCCTCGCCCCACCCGGCGGCCCCGCCTACGGCCCGCTACTGGGTGCGCCTGCGCCACAAGGCCGGCGTGCAGTTCAGCCCGGCCGCGTACTTCAGCCCCGCCGCCCAGGCCCGCCGCCAGCGCCAGCACCTGCCCGCCTGCGACAGTACCGACTTCCCCGTCCGCCCCGACTTTGTGCGCCAGATTACGGCCGTGGCCGATTCCGTGACGCTGGTCAGCCGCTGGTTTAATGCCGTGGCGTGCCGGGCCACGCCCGGGCAGGCCGCCCGCCTGCGCCGGCTGCCCGGCGTGCGGAGCGTGGAACCCTGGCCGGTCCAAACGCCCGTGGTGGCCTCCACGAAGCAGGCCAACGAGCGGGGCACAATGACGATTTCAGCCGACGACCGGCAGCTGGCCCGCCGCCAAACCGCCAGCCTGGGCGGGGCCGCCTTTCAGCAGGCTGGTTTCCGCGGCCAGGGGCTGCGCATTGCCATTTTCGACGTGGGCTTTTTGGGCGCCGCCCAGCACCCGGCCTTCCAGCGCCTGCTCGCCGAGAAGCGCCTGGTAGCCACCCACGACTTCGTCCGGAACCGCCCCAACGTGTTTGTCAGCGGCACGCACGGCACCGAGGTGCTGTCCTGCATTGCCGGCCTGCTGCCCGATGGCACGCCGCTGGGCCTGGCCCCGCAGGCCGAGTTTCTGCTGGCCCGCACCGAGCGGCTCAACCGGGAAATCTACGCCGAGGAAGAAGCCTGGCTGGCCGCCGCCGAGTGGGCCGACCGTAACGGGGCCGACATCATCAACTCTTCGCTGGGCTACACCGACCGGCGCTACTTCCCCGAGCAGATGAACGGGCGCACCAGCCTGGTGGCCCGGGCCGCCGAGCTGGCCGTGCGCAAGGGTATTCTGGTAGTCAATGCCGCCGGCAACGATGGGGAAGACCCCGACTGGCGCACCATCGGCACGCCCGCCGACGCCGACTCGGTGCTGGCCGTGGGCGGCCTCGACCCGGATACCTACCTGCACATCGACTTCAGCAGCTACGGCCCCAGTGCCGACCGGCGCGTGAAGCCCAACGTCATTGCCTTCGGGACGGTGCTGGCCGCCGCGCCCGGCGGCTACGTGCGCACCCAGGGTACTTCCTTCTCCAGTCCGCTGCTGGCGGGCTTCGCGGCCTGCGCCTGGCAGCAAAACCGCAGTCTGACCGTCATGCAGCTCTTCGACCAGCTGCAGCGCTGCGCCGACTTGTACCCGTACTTCGACTACGCCCACGGCTACGGCCTGCCCCAGGCCGCGGCGTTGCTGCGCCCGGCGGCCCCGGCGCCCAGGCCGCGTCCCAGCGTCGACTTCGTGCGGCAGGATACGGTGCTGGCCGTGCTGATTCGGCCCGAGGCGGCCGTTATTCCGGCCCAGGTGCTGCCCCTGTACTCCGATTCGGTGACCCTGGTCGGGGGCACCCGCAACACAACCGTGCCCGCCGTGGGCCGCGAGGAACTGGCCCCGCCCCTGAATAAGCCGGGCGGTAACCGCCCCGCCCAAAGTCAGCCGCCGGCCGAGGCCGACCCGGGGCTGGTGCCGCTGGTGCGCCCGGGCTACCTCTACTGGCACGTGGCCGACGGCCGCGGGGTGCTGCGCAGCTACGAAGTGCGGGAAGTAACCCAGCGGGCCGTGCTCCAGATTCCGCTGCGCACCCTGCGCCCCGGCGACACGGTGCGGGTCTGCTACCGGGGCCTCACCCAAAGCTATTTAGTGCCATGA
- a CDS encoding DUF3570 domain-containing protein, whose protein sequence is MKNSALLLSLSLGLLVPLKSLAQGGNTQNRVDGYGAPATPAATRGAAGETELNILMSYYQQDGSHGAVEGGRGTEHLTNLTPTIILNVPLDTLSRLSANLGMDVYASASTDRIDQVLSSPSSSDTRFHADFGYTRQLPGRRSIVGLGAGVSTEYDYKSVNVAASWAQTSRDGNRELSVAGQVFFDQATIIRPVELRTNGRKEDGSAPRQSYNLSAVLSQVLTQRLQVSVSTELVYQKGLLSTPFHRVYFQGSTGALGEAKVEALPGSRFKYPVGLRLSYYASDLVLLRGYYRFYNDDFGIRAHTLELETPVKITPFFVVYPFYRYHTQTQARYFAPYLQHQPGEQFYTSDYDLSGFSANKLGLGLRYSPVYGIGRFKTPFGGRIAQFKALDLRYAHYRRSTDLTADIFSADFSFILP, encoded by the coding sequence TTGAAAAACAGCGCCTTGTTGCTGAGCCTTAGCCTAGGCCTGCTGGTGCCGCTAAAATCGTTAGCACAGGGCGGCAACACCCAAAACCGGGTGGATGGCTACGGCGCCCCGGCCACTCCTGCTGCCACCCGGGGCGCGGCCGGCGAAACGGAGCTCAACATCCTGATGAGCTACTACCAGCAGGATGGCAGCCACGGCGCGGTGGAAGGCGGCCGGGGCACCGAGCACCTCACCAACCTGACGCCCACCATTATTCTGAACGTGCCGCTCGATACCCTGAGCCGGCTGTCGGCCAACCTGGGCATGGACGTGTACGCCTCGGCCTCCACCGACCGAATCGACCAGGTACTCTCCTCCCCTTCCTCCAGCGACACCCGCTTCCACGCCGACTTTGGCTACACCCGGCAGCTGCCGGGCCGCCGCAGCATCGTGGGGCTGGGCGCGGGCGTTTCCACCGAGTACGACTACAAATCGGTGAACGTGGCCGCCTCCTGGGCCCAGACCTCCCGCGACGGAAACCGGGAGCTGAGCGTGGCCGGGCAGGTATTTTTCGACCAGGCTACCATTATCCGGCCCGTGGAGCTGCGTACCAACGGGCGCAAGGAAGACGGCTCCGCGCCCCGGCAGAGCTATAACCTGTCGGCCGTGTTGTCGCAGGTGCTCACCCAGCGCCTGCAGGTGAGCGTGAGCACCGAGCTGGTGTATCAGAAAGGCTTGCTCTCGACGCCGTTTCACCGGGTGTATTTCCAGGGCAGCACCGGGGCCCTGGGCGAGGCCAAAGTGGAGGCCCTGCCCGGCTCCCGCTTCAAGTACCCGGTGGGGTTGCGCCTGAGCTACTACGCCTCCGACCTAGTGCTGCTGCGCGGCTACTACCGGTTCTACAACGACGACTTCGGCATCCGGGCCCACACCCTGGAGCTGGAAACGCCGGTGAAAATCACGCCGTTCTTCGTCGTGTACCCCTTCTACCGCTACCACACCCAAACCCAGGCCCGCTACTTCGCGCCCTACCTGCAGCACCAGCCCGGCGAGCAGTTCTACACCTCCGACTACGACCTCTCGGGCTTCTCGGCCAATAAGCTGGGCCTGGGCCTGCGCTACTCGCCGGTATACGGTATTGGGCGCTTCAAAACGCCATTTGGGGGCCGGATTGCCCAGTTCAAGGCCCTGGACCTACGCTACGCCCACTACCGCCGCAGCACCGACCTGACAGCCGACATCTTCAGCGCCGACTTCTCCTTTATCCTGCCCTAA
- a CDS encoding DUF4266 domain-containing protein, translated as MRLLFPFPRPGRLARLAVVAGLLVALPGCVSVAAYQKVYLNDEDMKLATKRVETYETNFESYREGAGGANGGKVGGGCGCN; from the coding sequence ATGAGGCTACTTTTCCCATTTCCCCGCCCCGGCCGGCTGGCGCGGCTAGCTGTAGTGGCTGGCCTGCTGGTGGCCCTGCCCGGCTGCGTATCGGTGGCGGCCTACCAGAAAGTCTACCTCAACGACGAGGACATGAAGCTGGCCACCAAGCGCGTCGAAACCTACGAAACCAACTTTGAGTCGTACCGCGAAGGGGCCGGCGGAGCCAACGGCGGCAAGGTCGGCGGGGGCTGCGGCTGCAACTAA
- a CDS encoding FAD:protein FMN transferase — protein MTRCWKAVLLLLLWPAGLLAAPRPVRNFTKSAHLMGSHFEFTVVSSHDTLAWQALEAAVSEVRRIDHLMSFWDSTSQITQINRQAGRQPVQVDQEVFDLIQRTLRISELSGGAFDVTFASADKIYKFDRQAHAALPDPAVVKASVARINYRNILLDPARRTVLLREPGMRLNLAGVLQGYGVRRAKALLEARGLKGGLLNGSGDVLCWGRQADGSLWRVAIGDPKHPGSVASWVSLTDMAVVTAGNYEQFFTVQGQVYGHIINPHTGYPATGLRSVTILCPDVELADCLDEVVFVLGPEAGLAFVNRLKDVSCVLITDDNRTLTSKGLQLNYYRNNDPSQPVPAPDSAPKP, from the coding sequence ATGACGCGCTGCTGGAAGGCTGTTCTGCTCTTGCTACTGTGGCCCGCCGGGCTGCTGGCGGCCCCGCGCCCGGTCCGCAACTTCACCAAGAGCGCCCACCTAATGGGCTCCCACTTCGAGTTTACCGTCGTTTCTAGCCACGACACGCTGGCCTGGCAGGCCCTGGAGGCGGCCGTGAGTGAGGTGCGCCGCATCGACCACCTCATGTCGTTCTGGGACTCCACCTCCCAGATAACCCAAATCAACCGCCAGGCCGGCCGGCAGCCGGTGCAGGTCGACCAGGAAGTGTTCGACCTGATTCAGCGCACCCTGCGCATCTCCGAGCTCAGCGGCGGGGCCTTCGACGTGACCTTCGCCAGCGCCGACAAGATCTACAAGTTTGACCGGCAGGCCCACGCCGCCCTGCCCGACCCGGCCGTAGTCAAGGCCTCAGTGGCCCGCATCAACTACCGCAACATCCTGCTCGACCCCGCCCGGCGCACGGTGCTGCTGCGCGAGCCCGGCATGCGCCTGAACCTGGCCGGGGTGCTGCAGGGCTACGGGGTGCGGCGGGCTAAAGCGCTGCTGGAAGCCCGGGGGCTTAAAGGCGGCCTGCTCAACGGCTCCGGCGACGTGCTCTGCTGGGGCCGGCAGGCCGACGGCTCCCTGTGGCGCGTAGCCATCGGCGACCCGAAACACCCGGGCAGCGTGGCCTCCTGGGTATCCCTGACCGACATGGCCGTGGTGACGGCCGGCAACTACGAGCAGTTTTTCACGGTGCAGGGCCAGGTCTACGGCCACATCATCAACCCCCACACCGGCTACCCGGCCACCGGCCTGCGCTCGGTCACCATCCTGTGCCCCGACGTGGAGCTGGCCGACTGCCTCGACGAGGTGGTGTTCGTGCTGGGTCCCGAGGCCGGCCTGGCCTTTGTCAACCGGCTCAAAGACGTGTCCTGCGTGCTCATCACCGACGACAACCGCACGCTCACCTCCAAGGGCCTGCAGCTAAACTACTACCGCAACAACGACCCGAGCCAGCCCGTGCCGGCTCCTGATTCCGCTCCCAAACCATGA
- a CDS encoding thioredoxin family protein, whose product MRLVTLLFSASLALAAQSAAHAQAPAATTTAAGPTWGADLTAALQQAKASHKPVLAVFSGSDWCKPCIMLKQEVFDQPEFARFAQDRFVLARFDFPRSKKNKLPAEATQRNEQAAAQLNKEGAFPLVVLLSPEGKVLAKTGYRPGGVAAYDAYLQSLLAKQ is encoded by the coding sequence ATGCGTCTAGTAACCCTGCTCTTCAGCGCCAGCCTTGCGCTTGCGGCCCAGTCTGCCGCCCACGCCCAGGCTCCCGCTGCCACTACCACGGCTGCCGGCCCCACCTGGGGTGCCGACCTGACGGCGGCCCTGCAACAGGCCAAAGCTTCCCACAAGCCCGTGCTGGCCGTTTTCTCCGGCTCCGACTGGTGCAAGCCCTGCATCATGCTCAAGCAGGAAGTGTTCGACCAGCCCGAGTTTGCCCGCTTTGCCCAGGACCGCTTCGTGCTGGCCCGCTTCGACTTTCCGCGCAGCAAAAAGAATAAGCTCCCGGCCGAAGCCACCCAGCGCAACGAGCAGGCCGCGGCCCAGCTTAATAAGGAAGGTGCCTTCCCGCTGGTCGTGCTCTTGTCGCCGGAGGGCAAGGTGCTGGCCAAAACCGGCTACCGTCCCGGCGGCGTGGCGGCCTACGACGCCTATTTGCAGTCCTTGCTGGCCAAGCAATAA
- a CDS encoding M23 family metallopeptidase: protein MPAIRLSLRFLFLVLLTTACSQQQTLQGLFQKSTPHEAYARRLRQAHLDETALGRDWLAAADRALRDSLVVALPFQETGLFRADRAMAAAYRYTVRAGERINISLTLAPGTDAHVFLDAYELSPNHLPSPIASADTTALAFSYDAADDQQHLLRVQPELLRAGRYTLRIQRAPSLGFPVKGKNDVAVASFWGADRDQGARRHEGIDIFARRGTPAVAAVSGLITRTGVTKLGGNVVWLADAQHGQHLYYAHLDKQLVQPGQLVQAGDTLGLVGNTGNARTTQPHLHFGVYRAGRGAVDPFPFVRHADALPPAPRTKPERLGQWVRVSQKTTNLRRSPAAKGSALAAVSRNTPLFVLGSQASWYRVEQPDGRIGYVAAEAVVPAAAPVLRREALAATADLYAYPTAAAAPLDLLPAQSQVAVLGEFRGFRLVRSTSGSIGWLSKAAKQG, encoded by the coding sequence ATGCCCGCTATCCGCCTGTCGCTCCGCTTCCTGTTTCTAGTTCTCCTTACCACCGCCTGTAGCCAGCAGCAAACCCTGCAGGGCCTGTTCCAGAAAAGCACGCCCCACGAAGCCTACGCCCGCCGCCTGCGCCAGGCCCACCTCGACGAAACGGCCCTGGGCCGCGACTGGCTGGCCGCCGCCGACCGGGCCCTGCGCGACTCGCTGGTGGTAGCCCTGCCCTTCCAGGAAACCGGCCTCTTTCGGGCCGACCGCGCCATGGCCGCCGCCTACCGCTACACCGTGCGGGCCGGGGAGCGAATCAACATCAGCCTGACCCTGGCCCCCGGCACCGACGCCCACGTGTTTCTGGACGCCTACGAGCTTAGCCCCAACCACCTGCCCAGCCCCATAGCCTCGGCCGATACCACCGCCCTGGCGTTTAGCTACGACGCCGCCGACGACCAGCAGCACCTGCTGCGGGTGCAGCCCGAGCTGCTGCGGGCCGGCCGCTACACCCTGCGCATTCAGCGGGCTCCGTCGCTGGGCTTTCCGGTGAAGGGCAAGAACGACGTGGCCGTGGCCAGCTTCTGGGGCGCCGACCGCGACCAGGGCGCCCGCCGCCACGAGGGCATCGACATCTTTGCCCGGCGCGGTACGCCCGCCGTGGCCGCCGTGTCGGGCCTCATTACCCGCACCGGCGTCACCAAGCTGGGCGGCAACGTAGTCTGGCTGGCCGACGCCCAGCACGGGCAGCACCTCTACTACGCCCACCTCGACAAGCAGCTCGTGCAGCCCGGCCAGCTCGTACAAGCCGGCGACACGCTGGGGCTGGTCGGCAACACCGGCAACGCCCGCACCACCCAGCCCCACCTGCACTTCGGCGTGTACCGGGCCGGCCGCGGGGCCGTCGACCCCTTCCCCTTCGTGCGCCACGCCGACGCCCTGCCGCCCGCCCCGCGCACCAAGCCCGAGCGCCTGGGCCAGTGGGTGCGGGTGAGCCAGAAAACCACCAACCTGCGCCGCAGCCCCGCCGCTAAAGGCAGTGCCCTGGCCGCCGTGAGTCGTAACACGCCCCTATTCGTGCTCGGCAGCCAGGCCAGTTGGTACCGCGTCGAGCAGCCCGACGGCCGCATCGGCTACGTGGCCGCCGAGGCCGTGGTGCCCGCCGCCGCGCCCGTGCTGCGCCGCGAGGCCCTGGCCGCCACCGCCGACCTCTACGCCTACCCCACGGCCGCCGCGGCCCCCCTCGACCTGCTGCCGGCCCAGAGCCAAGTGGCCGTGCTGGGCGAGTTCCGGGGCTTCCGGCTGGTGCGCAGCACTTCGGGCAGCATTGGCTGGCTAAGCAAGGCCGCCAAGCAGGGATAA